A genomic region of Dictyoglomus sp. NZ13-RE01 contains the following coding sequences:
- a CDS encoding septum site-determining protein MinC, with amino-acid sequence MAKISIKGNLRDGIKIEVDPSLTWLEIKEEIEKELEKRQDFLKGISMNVDLKDRRIDEEEWYNFQQEIFKKFGIMLYRDIFNTKIVEKNLAEIIIGPVRNGRKIFSRENILILGDVNPGAEVVSEKSIYIIGKLKGSVYAGFEDNRKALIFCLDLDPIHLQIADLIWNKEKIKEKGIGYWTYIENEKIKISLYLV; translated from the coding sequence TTGGCAAAAATCTCCATTAAGGGCAATTTGAGGGATGGTATTAAAATAGAGGTTGATCCTTCATTAACTTGGCTTGAGATTAAGGAGGAAATTGAAAAAGAATTGGAGAAAAGACAAGATTTCCTAAAAGGCATTTCTATGAATGTGGATCTCAAGGATAGAAGGATCGATGAAGAAGAGTGGTATAATTTCCAACAGGAAATTTTTAAAAAATTTGGTATAATGTTATACAGGGATATTTTCAATACCAAAATTGTCGAGAAAAATTTAGCGGAGATTATTATTGGTCCAGTTAGAAATGGTAGGAAAATATTTTCAAGAGAGAACATTTTAATTTTGGGAGATGTAAATCCAGGAGCAGAAGTTGTTAGTGAAAAGAGCATATATATTATTGGAAAATTGAAAGGTTCAGTTTATGCTGGCTTTGAAGATAATAGAAAGGCATTAATATTCTGTTTGGATCTTGATCCTATTCATCTTCAGATTGCTGATTTAATTTGGAATAAGGAAAAGATAAAGGAAAAAGGTATTGGATATTGGACTTATATAGAGAATGAAAAAATAAAAATAAGTCTATACTTAGTTTAG
- the mrdA gene encoding penicillin-binding protein 2, translating to MKKPKFFLFLIIFLITLLVLRLFYIQVLKYDFYSDLAKRNYLKFIILPAPRGLILDRNNNILASNKVKYSLYLIPPFEFDERKYKKLSEILNIPYKDLEKKFKKVSPYYPAMLIKSDLNHKEIALLEGNRENLPSFTINMELYRYYPNNDIASHILGYMGEVSKDELLDEESDYSLGDFVGKWGIEKYYEKFLRGVKGYKSVELFSGNKEYKLLPSKDPKPGNNLVLTIDLELQKLAEEALGDDVGTVIVSDPWTGEILALASSPKFDPNKFIIGFSKEEWQSLITDERNPFHNRAISGLYPPGSIFKLIVALTALEENKVSLKEKFVCTGGLKLGNLYFACWKKEGHGIIDFLNGIAQSCNVVFYNLGLRVGADSISKMAKDFGLDAYTKIDLPGEVKGFIPSPEWKKSTLKESWYPGDTLNMSIGQGYILTTPIEIHLMLSMIATEGYGFKPHLVKKIIDYEGNEVKVFEPEIIRKVNIRKDTWNILKEGMKLVVEKGTGRAAKSEVWEVGGKTGTAQNPHGESHAWFGAVFPLDSPKYVITVFVEHGKSGGAKCAPIAQKIISYLENKEVNKIGKNLH from the coding sequence ATGAAAAAACCTAAGTTTTTCCTTTTTCTCATCATATTTCTTATAACTTTATTAGTACTAAGATTATTTTATATTCAAGTTCTAAAATATGACTTTTACAGTGATCTTGCTAAGAGAAATTATTTAAAATTTATAATTCTTCCAGCACCAAGAGGATTAATTTTAGACAGGAATAACAATATATTGGCATCAAACAAAGTCAAATATTCTCTATATTTAATTCCACCTTTCGAGTTTGATGAGAGGAAGTATAAAAAGCTAAGTGAGATATTAAATATTCCATATAAAGATTTGGAAAAGAAGTTTAAAAAAGTAAGTCCATATTATCCAGCCATGCTAATAAAATCTGATTTAAATCATAAGGAAATTGCACTATTAGAAGGGAACAGAGAAAATCTTCCATCTTTTACTATTAACATGGAGCTTTATAGATATTATCCCAATAATGATATTGCATCGCATATTCTTGGATATATGGGAGAAGTAAGCAAGGATGAGTTATTAGATGAAGAAAGTGATTATTCTTTAGGTGATTTTGTGGGAAAATGGGGAATAGAAAAGTATTATGAAAAATTTTTAAGAGGAGTAAAAGGTTATAAAAGTGTTGAACTTTTCTCTGGGAATAAAGAGTATAAATTATTGCCAAGCAAAGATCCAAAACCTGGAAATAATTTGGTACTTACCATAGATTTGGAATTACAAAAGTTGGCAGAAGAAGCCTTAGGAGATGATGTGGGAACAGTTATTGTATCGGATCCATGGACAGGTGAAATTCTTGCTTTGGCAAGTTCTCCAAAGTTTGATCCTAATAAATTTATTATTGGTTTTTCTAAGGAAGAGTGGCAAAGTTTAATTACTGATGAGAGAAATCCGTTTCACAATAGAGCAATCTCAGGCTTATATCCACCAGGTTCCATTTTTAAGTTAATAGTTGCGTTAACAGCCCTTGAAGAAAATAAAGTCTCCTTAAAAGAAAAATTTGTATGCACAGGTGGATTAAAGCTTGGTAATTTATATTTTGCTTGCTGGAAGAAGGAGGGACACGGCATAATTGATTTTCTTAACGGTATTGCTCAGTCATGTAATGTGGTATTTTATAATTTGGGACTAAGGGTAGGTGCGGATAGTATATCAAAAATGGCAAAAGATTTTGGACTTGATGCATATACTAAAATTGATTTACCTGGAGAAGTAAAGGGATTTATTCCATCTCCTGAATGGAAAAAAAGTACACTTAAGGAGTCCTGGTATCCTGGAGATACTTTGAATATGTCCATTGGACAAGGATATATATTAACAACTCCTATTGAGATCCATTTAATGCTTAGCATGATAGCTACTGAAGGGTACGGATTTAAGCCTCATTTGGTAAAGAAAATAATTGACTATGAAGGTAATGAAGTAAAGGTTTTTGAGCCGGAGATCATAAGAAAGGTTAATATTAGAAAAGATACATGGAATATTCTTAAGGAGGGAATGAAATTAGTAGTTGAGAAAGGTACTGGAAGAGCTGCAAAAAGTGAAGTTTGGGAAGTAGGTGGAAAAACTGGAACTGCCCAAAATCCTCATGGAGAAAGCCATGCATGGTTTGGAGCAGTTTTTCCTTTGGATTCTCCTAAATATGTAATTACAGTTTTTGTAGAGCATGGTAAGAGTGGAGGTGCCAAATGTGCACCTATAGCTCAAAAGATTATATCTTATCTTGAGAATAAAGAGGTGAATAAAATTGGCAAAAATCTCCATTAA
- a CDS encoding rod shape-determining protein MreC — translation MQKRKGINWRFLIIIFLIILSLWNEGTLEDWTFNIQKFFWESKEGVVNVIKNIVDVFTIYKNIALEKDYWEKKAEELLKENVLLKLNLENIKRYQEVLIFGNKFKNFDIIPALIIGRDPLNWNLSFRINLGKKDGIKENMPVIYEDQLIGKIRKVSMNFSEVETIYNPSFSIGVVIYETKDQGVIKGAIDHMELSYLFSDNGIKDGYQVVTSGIDEDIPYGIKVGYISEINKNTVYFLPKVKVLSFIDISKLGVVMVCKTY, via the coding sequence ATGCAAAAAAGAAAAGGTATTAATTGGCGTTTTTTAATAATAATCTTTTTAATAATTCTAAGTTTGTGGAATGAAGGAACCTTAGAAGATTGGACTTTTAATATTCAAAAATTTTTTTGGGAATCTAAAGAAGGAGTAGTAAATGTAATAAAAAACATAGTTGATGTTTTTACAATTTATAAAAATATTGCATTAGAAAAAGATTACTGGGAAAAGAAAGCGGAAGAATTGTTAAAAGAGAATGTACTCCTCAAATTAAATTTGGAGAATATTAAAAGATACCAAGAAGTTTTAATATTTGGTAATAAGTTTAAAAACTTTGATATTATTCCTGCACTTATCATAGGTAGAGATCCTCTTAATTGGAATTTGTCCTTTAGGATTAATTTAGGGAAAAAAGATGGCATAAAGGAGAATATGCCCGTGATATATGAAGATCAATTGATTGGAAAGATAAGAAAGGTATCTATGAATTTTTCTGAGGTTGAAACTATATATAATCCCTCTTTTTCTATTGGGGTAGTGATATATGAAACAAAGGACCAAGGTGTTATTAAGGGTGCTATAGATCATATGGAGCTTTCATATCTCTTTAGTGACAATGGGATCAAGGATGGTTATCAAGTAGTAACATCAGGCATTGATGAGGATATACCTTATGGTATTAAGGTGGGTTATATATCGGAGATAAATAAAAATACTGTTTATTTCTTACCTAAGGTTAAAGTTTTATCTTTCATAGATATTTCAAAATTAGGGGTGGTTATGGTTTGCAAAACCTATTGA
- a CDS encoding rod shape-determining protein (functions in MreBCD complex in some organisms), producing MPINFLANIFSKDLGIDLGTANTVVYVRGKGIVIFEPSMVAIRRQDKKVIAVGEEAKKMLGRTPEEIVTVRPLRDGVIADLDSAEKMLRYFIEKAHNRRDFFVSPRIVIGIPSGTTSVERRAVMDTSYQAGARDVLLVTEPIAAALGADIPIWEPSGNIVVDIGGGTTEIAVISLGGIVVSSSIKVAGDEMDEAIMHFIRKKYSLFIGERTAEEIKIKLGNIYPEESKEYMEVKGRDLISGVPRTIEISSAEVREALRETVNIIVNTIRDTLEKTPPELAADIMDKGIVLTGGGALLRGLDNYIAEELGVPAFVADEPLYCVVKGTGKIIEEYDRYKQMLPKLANY from the coding sequence ATGCCAATAAACTTTTTAGCAAATATATTCTCTAAAGATTTAGGAATAGATTTAGGAACTGCTAATACTGTAGTTTATGTGAGAGGAAAAGGAATTGTAATTTTTGAGCCATCCATGGTTGCCATTAGAAGACAAGACAAGAAAGTAATTGCTGTTGGAGAAGAGGCAAAGAAGATGCTCGGTAGAACCCCAGAAGAGATTGTTACTGTGAGACCCCTTAGAGATGGGGTAATTGCAGATTTGGATTCTGCTGAAAAGATGTTGAGATATTTTATTGAAAAAGCCCATAATAGAAGGGACTTTTTTGTAAGTCCACGTATAGTAATAGGAATACCTTCTGGTACTACTTCTGTTGAAAGAAGAGCAGTTATGGATACATCTTACCAGGCAGGGGCAAGAGATGTTTTGTTAGTAACAGAACCAATAGCAGCTGCTTTGGGAGCTGATATTCCTATATGGGAGCCTTCTGGAAATATCGTTGTGGATATAGGTGGTGGGACTACTGAGATAGCAGTAATTTCTCTTGGGGGTATTGTAGTAAGTAGTTCTATTAAAGTGGCTGGCGATGAGATGGATGAGGCAATTATGCATTTTATAAGAAAAAAATATAGCCTTTTTATAGGAGAAAGAACAGCGGAAGAAATAAAAATTAAATTGGGCAATATCTATCCTGAAGAAAGTAAAGAGTATATGGAGGTAAAAGGAAGAGACTTAATAAGCGGAGTCCCAAGAACAATTGAGATTTCCTCTGCGGAAGTGAGGGAAGCTTTAAGAGAAACTGTTAATATAATTGTTAATACTATTAGAGATACTTTGGAAAAAACTCCTCCAGAACTTGCAGCAGATATAATGGATAAAGGAATAGTTTTAACTGGAGGTGGGGCTCTTCTAAGAGGGCTTGATAATTATATTGCGGAAGAATTAGGAGTTCCTGCCTTTGTTGCAGATGAGCCGTTATATTGTGTAGTGAAGGGGACAGGGAAAATTATTGAAGAATATGATAGGTATAAACAAATGCTTCCTAAGTTAGCAAACTATTAA
- a CDS encoding septum formation inhibitor Maf (Maf; overexpression in Bacillus subtilis inhibits septation in the dividing cell): MNKKIVLASASPRREELLRELGLEFIVYPPNIEEINEENCSPKDIVLKNAIKKAEAVASNFSNAVIISADTIVVLEGKVIGKPKDRDDAIRILEKLKGKKHYVFTAVVVWETPENRYFCKVAKSMVKMRKYTREEIEKYVDTGEPLDKAGAYGIQGKGALFVEKIEGDYYNIVGLPIGYLYLLLKKVGINIL, from the coding sequence ATGAATAAAAAGATTGTTTTAGCTTCAGCATCACCAAGAAGAGAGGAATTGTTGAGAGAATTAGGGCTTGAATTTATTGTATATCCACCAAATATTGAGGAGATAAATGAAGAGAATTGCTCACCAAAAGACATAGTTCTTAAAAATGCCATTAAAAAGGCAGAGGCAGTAGCTTCTAATTTTTCTAATGCTGTAATTATCTCTGCAGATACTATTGTAGTATTAGAGGGGAAAGTAATTGGTAAACCAAAGGATAGGGATGATGCAATAAGAATTTTGGAAAAGTTAAAGGGGAAAAAGCATTATGTTTTTACTGCAGTTGTAGTATGGGAAACACCAGAAAATAGATATTTTTGTAAGGTTGCAAAAAGTATGGTGAAAATGAGAAAATACACAAGAGAAGAGATTGAAAAATATGTTGATACAGGTGAACCCTTGGATAAAGCTGGAGCTTATGGGATACAGGGAAAGGGGGCTTTATTCGTTGAAAAAATTGAAGGTGATTACTATAATATAGTTGGTTTACCCATTGGTTATTTATATTTACTGCTAAAGAAAGTAGGAATAAATATTTTATGA
- a CDS encoding lipopolysaccharide biosynthesis protein: protein MKKLEILGIPFIFFDDELEFENLILSFLSSKKLNLIFTPNAEIISIAHKDGKLKEILKYADLNLPDGDGVLLLAKKDKRVSLKKFAGIDAMVKILEIAEKKKKKVYFLGAKDEVLRDMINKLRKKFPGLDIAGWHHGYFSNNEIERIISDIDCDILFVALGAPKQEFFIYNNKDKIKAKIAMGVGGSFDVLSERKKRAPNFFIRLHLEWLYRMLQEPKRFIKRAPNLFYFFYLFIRSRLCLRN, encoded by the coding sequence ATGAAAAAATTGGAAATATTAGGAATACCATTCATATTTTTTGATGACGAGTTAGAATTTGAGAACTTAATTTTATCCTTTTTATCCTCAAAAAAATTGAACCTTATTTTTACTCCAAATGCTGAGATAATATCAATAGCCCATAAAGATGGCAAATTAAAGGAAATTCTAAAGTATGCAGATCTGAACCTGCCTGATGGTGATGGGGTGCTACTACTTGCTAAGAAGGATAAGAGGGTTAGTTTGAAAAAATTTGCTGGAATTGATGCTATGGTAAAAATTTTAGAAATAGCAGAGAAAAAGAAGAAGAAAGTTTATTTTTTAGGTGCAAAAGATGAAGTATTGAGGGATATGATAAATAAATTAAGAAAGAAATTTCCAGGATTAGATATTGCAGGTTGGCATCATGGATATTTTAGTAATAACGAGATAGAAAGGATTATAAGTGATATTGATTGTGATATACTATTTGTAGCCTTAGGTGCTCCAAAGCAAGAGTTCTTTATTTACAATAATAAAGATAAGATAAAAGCAAAGATTGCTATGGGTGTAGGTGGAAGTTTTGATGTTCTTTCTGAAAGAAAAAAAAGAGCTCCAAATTTTTTTATTAGGCTCCATTTAGAATGGCTTTATAGAATGTTGCAAGAGCCAAAAAGATTTATTAAGAGAGCTCCAAATTTATTTTATTTCTTTTATCTTTTTATAAGAAGTAGGCTATGTTTAAGAAATTAA
- the csaB gene encoding polysaccharide pyruvyl transferase CsaB yields the protein MKKVLFFGYYGEGNLGDELLLKNLIDKFSERFLVGALVSKKKETENKIILFDRIRELLKAINWADVVIGGGGGIFQDKTSLHSFLYYLFILWYALLTKKKVYIIGQSFSPLKYRISRYLLKITLPHCGKIYVRDSFSYQFLQNLNVPKDKIKILPDIVFLTQFPDVRRDKENIGINFRPWDELKIEDLEKILKELLKENRKIIFFSFQDSMDLELFKKLDKEMIKEIEVVSSNSDNFWEKFSTCKYLVGMRLHSLILSTIAGIPFLGISYDEKIQAYLDDLGWKYYINTNEISDFYPLWIKLKEEEEILRSYLKIITEEKRDILKREIEEFIESL from the coding sequence ATGAAGAAAGTTTTGTTTTTTGGTTATTATGGTGAAGGAAACTTAGGAGATGAGCTATTATTAAAAAATCTAATTGATAAGTTTTCAGAAAGATTTTTAGTAGGAGCTTTAGTAAGTAAGAAAAAAGAAACTGAAAATAAAATTATCCTTTTTGATAGAATAAGAGAGTTATTAAAAGCTATAAATTGGGCGGATGTAGTTATTGGTGGTGGGGGAGGAATCTTTCAAGATAAAACCAGTTTGCATTCTTTCTTATATTATTTGTTTATTCTTTGGTATGCCCTTTTAACCAAGAAAAAGGTATATATAATTGGACAAAGTTTTAGTCCATTAAAATACAGGATAAGCAGGTATTTATTAAAGATTACATTACCTCATTGTGGAAAAATATATGTTAGGGATAGTTTTTCTTATCAATTCCTACAAAACTTGAATGTTCCGAAGGATAAGATAAAAATTTTACCGGATATTGTATTTCTTACACAATTTCCAGATGTAAGAAGAGATAAAGAGAATATTGGTATTAATTTTAGACCATGGGATGAATTAAAAATTGAGGATTTAGAGAAAATTCTAAAGGAGCTACTTAAAGAAAATAGAAAAATAATTTTTTTCTCCTTTCAAGATTCCATGGATTTAGAATTATTTAAAAAATTAGATAAAGAGATGATAAAAGAGATAGAAGTTGTTTCAAGTAATAGTGATAATTTTTGGGAAAAGTTTTCTACATGTAAATATCTTGTGGGAATGAGACTCCATTCTCTTATATTGTCCACAATAGCTGGAATCCCATTTTTAGGTATTTCATATGATGAGAAGATTCAAGCTTATCTTGATGATTTGGGATGGAAATATTATATTAATACTAATGAAATTTCAGATTTTTATCCTTTATGGATCAAGCTTAAGGAGGAAGAAGAAATACTTCGATCCTATTTGAAGATTATAACAGAGGAAAAAAGAGATATATTAAAAAGAGAAATAGAGGAGTTTATTGAGAGTCTATGA
- a CDS encoding peptide chain release factor 2 gives MEKEEERLKDLEKELSHGDWSDQERLKDLYIKYNTLKEKLEKWRFLEREEKELSEWKELLEEGEEFREEFYQRLKKFEEILKEFTLESMLQDPHDKGNAILSLHAGTGGTDAQDWTEILLRMYIRWAERKNYKVKIIDISPGEEAGIKSATLLIEGENAYGYLKCEKGVHRLVRISPFDANHRRHTSFALVEVIPELPDSKVEIKPEDLKIETFRAGGAGGQHVNKVESAVRITHIPTGIVVQCQNERSQHANKEMALRILKARLEELEERKRREQIQSLKGEVQEISWGNQIRSYVFHPYTLVKDHRTGVEIGNIQAVIDGDIDPFINAYLIKEWQKRREKSK, from the coding sequence ATAGAAAAGGAAGAGGAAAGATTAAAAGATTTAGAAAAAGAACTCTCCCATGGAGATTGGAGCGATCAGGAGAGATTAAAGGACCTCTATATAAAATATAATACTTTAAAGGAAAAGTTAGAAAAATGGAGATTTTTGGAAAGAGAAGAAAAAGAACTTTCAGAATGGAAGGAATTACTGGAAGAAGGAGAAGAATTTAGGGAAGAATTTTACCAAAGACTTAAGAAGTTTGAAGAAATATTAAAGGAATTTACCTTGGAATCAATGCTCCAGGATCCCCATGATAAAGGAAATGCTATTTTGTCCCTTCATGCAGGTACAGGAGGTACCGATGCTCAAGATTGGACTGAAATACTCTTAAGGATGTATATAAGATGGGCAGAAAGGAAAAATTATAAAGTAAAGATTATTGATATATCACCTGGTGAGGAGGCAGGTATCAAGAGTGCTACTTTATTAATAGAAGGAGAAAATGCCTATGGTTATCTGAAGTGTGAAAAAGGAGTCCATAGATTAGTAAGAATATCTCCTTTTGATGCAAATCACAGAAGACATACATCTTTTGCATTAGTTGAGGTAATTCCAGAACTTCCAGATAGTAAAGTTGAAATTAAGCCGGAAGATTTAAAAATTGAAACTTTTCGAGCTGGAGGAGCTGGTGGGCAACATGTAAACAAAGTGGAATCTGCGGTAAGAATTACCCATATCCCTACTGGAATTGTTGTTCAATGCCAAAATGAGAGATCTCAGCATGCAAATAAAGAAATGGCGTTAAGAATTCTAAAGGCAAGATTAGAGGAGCTGGAAGAAAGAAAGAGAAGAGAGCAAATTCAAAGTTTGAAGGGGGAGGTTCAAGAGATCAGTTGGGGAAATCAAATAAGGTCTTATGTTTTTCATCCTTATACTTTAGTTAAAGATCATAGAACAGGAGTAGAAATAGGAAATATTCAAGCGGTGATTGATGGAGATATTGATCCTTTTATAAATGCATATTTAATAAAAGAATGGCAAAAGAGAAGAGAGAAATCTAAATGA
- a CDS encoding preprotein translocase subunit SecA, which produces MGLLSKLFDSNARTLKKLEEYVRRINELEPEISKLTDEELRNKTFEFKNRLERGATLDDLLIEAFAVVRETAKRKVGMRPFDVQLMGGIVLHQGKIAEMQTGEGKTLVATMPAYLNALEGKGVHIVTVNDYLAKRDRYWMGPIYESLGLTVGLLQNDTPILERKKAYLADITYGTNNEFGFDYLRDNIAMSPEHLVQRPLNYAIVDEVDSILIDEARTPLIISGPSQGNSQIYKLAIRAARYLKKDEDYIVDEKSKTVTLTDEGLRKAEKFLGVKDLYDFEHMDLAHALLQCLKALNLFQRDRDYIVKDGEVIIVDEFTGRLMFGRRYSDGLHQAIEAKEGVRIRDENVTLATISIQNYFRMYKKLAGMTGTAATEEEEFVKIYGLEVVVIPPNKPLRRINYPDVIYKTEREKFNAVVNEIEEMYKIGRPVLVGTTSIEKSERLSQMLKRRGIPHQVLNAKYHEKEAYIIAQAGRYKAVTIATNMAGRGTDILLGGNPEMLARQEVDPEKDRAKYEKKLEEYKKICEEERKKVVELGGLHVIGTERHESRRIDNQLRGRAGRQGDPGSSRFYLSLEDDLLRLFGGDQIKSIMSRLGMEDGQPIESPILTRIIENSQAKVEKMNFEIRKQLLEYDDVLNKQREIVYGERRKILLEEDLEELVKKILNRVIDRFFAELVNEDKENWHKLFLNLFGFLPSDWKSIIEKDNDEIFQILREQIEQKFEERKREFGDEIWKQIQKLVLLYVIDKLWIEHLNDMDVLREGIGLRAIAHHDPLVEYKKEAYEMFQNMVEIFEWESIRYLFNIHITEEKSAKSYSKNRRL; this is translated from the coding sequence ATGGGTTTATTATCAAAACTTTTTGATTCCAATGCAAGGACTTTAAAAAAATTAGAGGAGTATGTAAGAAGAATAAATGAATTAGAACCTGAAATTTCTAAACTTACTGATGAGGAATTAAGGAATAAAACTTTTGAATTCAAAAATAGATTAGAACGGGGCGCAACTCTTGATGATTTACTAATAGAGGCTTTTGCAGTAGTAAGAGAAACAGCAAAGAGAAAAGTTGGTATGCGCCCCTTTGATGTTCAATTAATGGGAGGAATTGTTTTACATCAGGGAAAGATAGCGGAAATGCAAACAGGGGAAGGAAAAACCTTGGTAGCTACAATGCCTGCCTATTTAAATGCTTTAGAAGGGAAAGGTGTTCATATTGTTACCGTTAATGATTATTTGGCAAAAAGAGATAGGTATTGGATGGGACCTATATATGAATCCTTGGGATTGACAGTAGGATTATTACAAAATGATACACCAATTTTAGAGAGAAAGAAGGCATATTTAGCGGACATCACTTACGGAACTAATAATGAATTTGGTTTTGATTACCTAAGAGATAATATTGCTATGTCTCCGGAACATTTGGTACAGAGACCTTTAAATTACGCTATTGTGGATGAGGTAGATAGTATACTAATAGATGAGGCAAGAACACCTTTAATTATTTCTGGACCTTCCCAGGGTAACAGTCAAATCTACAAGCTTGCAATAAGGGCAGCGAGATACCTTAAAAAGGATGAGGATTATATAGTAGATGAGAAATCAAAGACTGTCACCTTAACTGATGAAGGATTGAGAAAAGCGGAAAAGTTTCTTGGAGTAAAAGATTTATATGATTTTGAACATATGGATTTAGCTCATGCTTTATTACAATGTTTGAAAGCATTAAACTTATTTCAAAGGGATAGGGATTATATAGTAAAGGATGGAGAAGTAATAATTGTAGATGAATTTACGGGTAGATTAATGTTTGGGAGAAGATACAGTGATGGGTTGCATCAAGCAATAGAAGCAAAAGAAGGTGTAAGAATAAGGGATGAGAATGTTACTTTAGCTACCATATCAATTCAAAATTACTTTAGAATGTATAAAAAACTTGCTGGTATGACTGGTACTGCAGCAACTGAAGAGGAAGAATTTGTAAAAATATATGGTTTAGAAGTAGTAGTTATTCCACCCAATAAACCTCTAAGAAGAATAAATTACCCAGATGTTATTTATAAGACAGAAAGGGAGAAATTTAATGCAGTAGTAAATGAGATAGAGGAGATGTATAAAATTGGCAGACCTGTATTGGTTGGAACCACATCTATTGAGAAATCTGAGAGATTAAGTCAAATGCTAAAGAGGCGAGGTATACCTCACCAAGTATTAAATGCAAAATATCATGAAAAAGAGGCATATATTATAGCTCAAGCAGGGAGATATAAAGCGGTAACAATTGCTACAAATATGGCAGGAAGAGGTACCGATATTCTTTTAGGTGGAAATCCTGAGATGTTAGCGAGACAAGAAGTAGATCCAGAAAAAGATAGAGCAAAATATGAAAAAAAGCTTGAAGAGTATAAAAAAATATGTGAAGAAGAAAGGAAAAAAGTTGTTGAGCTTGGTGGTCTTCACGTAATAGGAACAGAAAGACATGAAAGCAGAAGAATTGATAATCAGTTAAGGGGAAGGGCTGGAAGGCAGGGAGATCCAGGATCATCACGTTTTTACCTATCCCTTGAAGACGATCTTTTGAGATTATTTGGTGGTGATCAAATAAAAAGTATTATGTCTCGCTTGGGAATGGAGGATGGACAACCTATTGAATCTCCTATCTTAACAAGGATAATTGAAAACAGCCAAGCGAAAGTAGAAAAGATGAACTTTGAAATTAGAAAACAATTGTTAGAATATGATGATGTACTAAACAAGCAAAGAGAAATAGTTTATGGGGAAAGAAGAAAAATCCTATTAGAGGAAGACTTAGAAGAATTAGTTAAAAAGATCTTGAATAGAGTAATAGATAGATTTTTTGCAGAGCTTGTTAATGAGGATAAAGAGAATTGGCATAAACTATTTTTAAACTTATTTGGATTTTTACCAAGTGATTGGAAAAGTATAATTGAAAAGGATAACGATGAAATATTTCAGATATTAAGAGAACAAATTGAGCAAAAGTTTGAGGAAAGAAAGAGAGAGTTTGGAGATGAGATTTGGAAGCAGATTCAGAAGTTAGTTTTACTATATGTGATAGATAAACTGTGGATAGAACATCTAAATGATATGGATGTTTTAAGAGAGGGAATAGGTTTAAGAGCTATAGCTCATCATGATCCATTAGTAGAATATAAGAAGGAAGCTTATGAAATGTTTCAGAATATGGTAGAGATCTTTGAGTGGGAAAGTATAAGATATCTATTTAATATACACATAACAGAAGAGAAAAGTGCAAAATCCTATTCTAAGAATAGGAGGTTATAA
- the raiA gene encoding ribosomal subunit interface protein, translated as MQINITGKNVSVSSTMQEYVEKKFSKLSRFNDQISQIDVIFKGEDRKDAGKTHIVEVTVKVNGRIVKAVEENQDFRTCVDLVVDKLEAQLKKLKEKMIDKGRRSLSLSEYLSSEEESKPKVVKVKKFGLKPMDIEEAILQMEMLGHDFFLYLDAETEKISLLYKRKDGNYGLIIAEEE; from the coding sequence ATGCAAATAAATATTACTGGTAAGAATGTATCTGTTTCTTCCACTATGCAGGAGTATGTTGAAAAGAAATTCTCAAAACTTTCCAGATTTAATGATCAAATTTCTCAGATTGATGTAATTTTTAAAGGGGAAGACAGAAAAGATGCAGGAAAGACTCATATTGTTGAGGTAACTGTTAAGGTAAATGGTAGAATTGTTAAAGCAGTAGAGGAGAACCAAGATTTTAGAACATGTGTAGACTTAGTTGTTGATAAATTAGAGGCACAATTGAAAAAGCTAAAAGAGAAGATGATAGATAAAGGAAGAAGATCATTAAGTCTTTCAGAATATCTATCCTCTGAGGAGGAATCAAAACCAAAAGTTGTTAAGGTAAAGAAATTTGGACTAAAACCTATGGATATAGAGGAAGCAATTCTTCAAATGGAAATGCTTGGTCACGATTTCTTCTTGTACTTAGATGCGGAGACTGAGAAAATATCACTATTATATAAAAGAAAGGATGGCAATTATGGGCTTATAATTGCGGAGGAGGAGTAG